A window of Leptolyngbya sp. 'hensonii' contains these coding sequences:
- a CDS encoding spondin domain-containing protein, with amino-acid sequence MKPVILGSLSILFLSTVLTPVGQAAESGSTLYAPRVPSAPTTTIPQNLATIAAIYAPRAQRNSASRDQTSTQFGSRILAQNSLSSTRYNAILQQIESNSAQSSLSQGKLVRFKVRIENISTKDEFIASNGTKWTLDFSPGFWLVSNQTTPLFKAREQDRGQGIEAIAEDGNPTQLAQSFASQPSGVFNTAVGATKAGGIRPGQVFEFTVTATPGQKLFFVTMFGQSNDWFYAPRESGIALFDTSGQPIQGDVTTQVQLWNAGTEVDEEAGIGPTQGPRQSAPNTGVAENGPIQAVMLQAPYAQTNQVMRVTIIPE; translated from the coding sequence ATGAAACCCGTGATTTTAGGTAGTTTATCGATCCTGTTCCTCTCTACAGTGCTGACCCCTGTGGGTCAGGCCGCAGAATCAGGCTCAACCCTCTACGCCCCCAGAGTTCCCTCTGCCCCCACAACGACAATCCCTCAAAATCTTGCCACTATAGCCGCAATTTATGCTCCTAGAGCCCAACGAAATTCTGCATCCAGGGATCAAACTAGTACTCAATTCGGGTCGCGTATTCTCGCACAAAATAGCTTATCCTCAACACGATACAACGCTATTCTGCAGCAAATTGAGTCTAACTCTGCCCAATCCTCCCTATCCCAGGGGAAGTTGGTTCGCTTCAAAGTTCGGATCGAAAACATCTCAACCAAAGATGAATTTATTGCTTCCAATGGGACAAAATGGACCCTAGATTTTTCTCCCGGCTTTTGGCTGGTTTCCAATCAGACTACGCCCCTGTTTAAGGCTAGAGAGCAGGATCGAGGCCAGGGAATTGAGGCGATCGCGGAAGATGGCAATCCCACCCAACTGGCCCAGTCCTTTGCCAGCCAGCCCAGTGGCGTCTTTAACACTGCTGTAGGTGCAACCAAAGCCGGTGGCATTCGTCCGGGACAGGTGTTTGAGTTCACGGTAACCGCGACGCCAGGACAAAAACTCTTCTTCGTCACCATGTTTGGCCAATCCAACGACTGGTTCTACGCCCCCCGTGAATCTGGGATTGCCCTGTTTGATACCAGTGGTCAGCCCATTCAGGGGGATGTGACCACCCAGGTGCAGCTCTGGAATGCTGGCACAGAAGTGGATGAGGAAGCCGGAATCGGCCCCACCCAGGGACCTCGCCAGTCTGCTCCCAATACCGGTGTAGCTGAAAATGGCCCTATTCAAGCTGTGATGCTTCAAGCTCCTTATGCTCAGACTAACCAGGTGATGCGGGTTACTATCATCCCCGAATAG
- the psbA gene encoding photosystem II q(b) protein, with amino-acid sequence MTTILERRRRDSLWDRFCNWITSTENRLYIGWFGVLLIPTALVATIVFVLAFIAAPPVDIDGIREPVTGSLLYGNNIITATVVPTSNAIGLHLYPIWEAASLDEWLYNGGPYEMIIFHFLIAVYAYMGRQWELSYRLGMRPWIPVAFSAPASAATAVLLIYPIGQGSFSDGLMLGISGTFNFMIVFTAEHNVLMHPFHMMGVIGVFGGALFSAMHGSLVTSSLLRETTEEESANHGYKFGQEEETYNIVAAHGYFGRLIFQYASFNNSRALHFFLAAWPVIGIWFASLGISTMSFNLNGFNFNESILDTQGKPIPTWADMLNRANLGIEVIHERNAHNFPLDLAAGEGQPIAISAPTISS; translated from the coding sequence ATGACCACTATTTTGGAACGTCGCAGACGCGACAGTCTGTGGGACCGCTTCTGTAACTGGATTACCAGTACGGAGAACCGACTGTACATTGGCTGGTTTGGAGTGCTGCTCATTCCGACCGCACTGGTCGCCACGATCGTCTTTGTGCTGGCTTTCATTGCCGCTCCCCCAGTCGATATCGACGGCATCCGTGAGCCTGTTACCGGGTCCCTCCTGTATGGCAACAACATCATCACGGCTACGGTTGTACCGACTTCCAATGCGATCGGATTGCACCTCTATCCCATTTGGGAAGCCGCCTCTCTGGATGAGTGGCTCTATAACGGTGGCCCCTACGAGATGATCATTTTCCACTTCCTGATTGCAGTCTATGCTTACATGGGTCGTCAGTGGGAACTCAGCTATCGTCTGGGCATGCGCCCCTGGATTCCCGTTGCCTTTTCCGCGCCTGCTTCGGCTGCGACGGCAGTCTTGTTGATTTACCCGATCGGTCAGGGCAGTTTTTCCGACGGTCTGATGTTGGGGATTTCCGGCACCTTCAACTTCATGATTGTGTTTACGGCAGAACACAATGTCCTGATGCATCCCTTTCACATGATGGGAGTGATCGGGGTTTTCGGAGGAGCCCTGTTCTCTGCTATGCACGGGTCGCTGGTTACGTCTTCCCTGCTCCGAGAGACAACTGAAGAGGAGTCTGCCAACCATGGCTACAAATTTGGTCAGGAGGAAGAGACTTACAACATTGTGGCGGCCCATGGTTACTTCGGTCGTCTGATCTTCCAATATGCTTCCTTCAATAACTCCCGGGCGCTGCACTTTTTCCTGGCTGCCTGGCCTGTGATTGGGATCTGGTTTGCCTCTCTTGGCATCAGCACCATGTCATTTAACCTGAATGGGTTCAACTTCAATGAGTCTATTCTGGATACTCAAGGGAAGCCCATTCCCACTTGGGCCGATATGCTGAACCGGGCCAACCTGGGGATTGAGGTGATTCATGAGCGCAACGCCCATAACTTCCCGCTGGATTTGGCGGCAGGGGAAGGGCAACCGATCGCAATCTCTGCCCCCACAATTTCCAGCTAA
- a CDS encoding heme-binding protein yields MKRLIHSMATVLILSTIAPAVQAQAISLQPVATPSQGRVVNRKALTLEGARVIIAAAVAEARRKNAPGGAIAVVDEGGNLIALERLDNTFGAAANVSIGKARTAARFKHPTKFFEDAIKNGRISLVAMPDFTPLQGGVLIEVEGQIIGAVGVSGAASAQQDEEIAIAGANAL; encoded by the coding sequence ATGAAACGACTCATTCACAGCATGGCCACCGTTTTGATTCTGTCCACGATCGCCCCGGCGGTGCAGGCTCAGGCGATCTCCCTGCAGCCCGTGGCGACCCCTTCCCAGGGGCGGGTGGTCAATCGCAAGGCTCTGACGCTGGAAGGTGCACGGGTGATTATTGCGGCGGCGGTGGCCGAAGCTAGACGGAAGAACGCCCCTGGAGGTGCGATCGCCGTCGTTGATGAAGGGGGCAACCTGATCGCCCTGGAACGTCTGGATAACACCTTTGGGGCTGCTGCCAATGTCTCCATTGGCAAAGCCCGTACCGCCGCTCGCTTCAAGCATCCCACCAAGTTTTTTGAGGATGCGATTAAAAATGGTCGAATTTCCTTGGTAGCCATGCCCGATTTCACCCCCCTGCAAGGCGGCGTGTTGATTGAAGTGGAAGGACAGATCATCGGTGCGGTTGGGGTGAGTGGTGCAGCCAGTGCCCAGCAGGATGAGGAGATCGCGATCGCGGGAGCTAACGCCCTCTAA
- a CDS encoding SMP-30/gluconolactonase/LRE family protein: MKHQILRFFAIRLLIVIACQSSPAIAQTTENVPALHPEAVVNLATPEGVQMIKGQWRYSDAKVTEVDFRSVGPDRKPSGPPNKTYDITPKAGTANFDDSTWEAIEPDTLDQRRCTGKLCFNWYRLNLTIPAKIGNFDPTGSDVVFEIVVDDYAEVWVNGQLPLVLGQSGGSLIRGFNAPNRLLLGRNIRPGQTFQIAIFGANGPLSSPPENFIWIRSATLDFYKPAVIGKIQTVEDVNVIRRDPALDAIVPKNAKLEKLASGFQFTEGPVWVKEGNYLLFSDPNANTIYRWSTDGQVSVFRTKSGYAGVDIGEYKQPGSNGLTLDREGRLTINEHGNRRVTRLEKNGIVTVLADRYEGKRLNSPNDLVYRSDGALFFTDPPFGLPQVFKDPRKELPYSGVYCLHQGQLKLLTRELSGPNGIALSPDEKYLYVGNWDEKRKVVMRYAVNPDCSLSGGRVFYDMTQAPGEDAIDGIKVDQRGNLYVSGPGGLWILSPQGKHLGTIVGPEHPHNLAWGDEDGRTLYLAAQTSIYRIRLNIPGMRP; the protein is encoded by the coding sequence ATGAAACATCAAATTCTGAGGTTTTTTGCCATTCGTTTACTGATCGTGATTGCTTGTCAAAGTAGTCCTGCCATAGCCCAAACAACCGAGAATGTGCCTGCCCTTCATCCTGAAGCAGTGGTTAATCTGGCTACCCCTGAAGGGGTGCAGATGATCAAGGGGCAGTGGCGCTACAGCGATGCCAAAGTGACAGAGGTGGATTTCCGCAGTGTGGGACCCGATCGTAAACCATCTGGTCCCCCGAACAAAACCTATGACATCACGCCCAAAGCCGGGACTGCCAACTTCGATGATTCCACCTGGGAAGCGATCGAGCCTGATACGTTGGATCAACGTCGTTGCACCGGCAAGCTCTGTTTCAACTGGTATCGCCTCAACCTGACGATTCCGGCCAAAATTGGCAACTTTGATCCCACAGGTTCGGATGTGGTGTTTGAAATTGTGGTGGATGACTATGCTGAAGTCTGGGTGAATGGGCAGTTGCCCCTGGTGTTGGGACAGAGTGGCGGTTCCTTGATTCGGGGCTTTAATGCACCCAATCGTCTGCTCCTGGGCCGCAACATTCGGCCCGGACAAACCTTCCAGATTGCCATCTTTGGAGCTAATGGTCCCCTCTCCAGTCCACCGGAGAATTTCATCTGGATTCGTTCAGCCACCTTAGATTTTTACAAACCCGCTGTGATTGGGAAAATTCAGACGGTTGAGGATGTCAACGTGATCCGGCGAGATCCAGCCCTGGATGCGATCGTGCCCAAAAACGCCAAGTTGGAAAAACTGGCCAGCGGGTTCCAGTTTACCGAAGGTCCAGTCTGGGTGAAGGAGGGCAATTACCTGCTATTCAGTGACCCAAATGCCAACACGATCTACCGCTGGTCCACCGACGGGCAGGTATCGGTGTTCCGCACCAAGAGCGGCTATGCCGGTGTTGATATTGGGGAATACAAGCAACCAGGTTCGAATGGGTTGACCCTCGATCGGGAAGGACGACTCACCATCAACGAACATGGTAATCGGCGCGTCACCCGATTGGAGAAGAATGGGATCGTGACGGTGTTGGCCGATCGGTATGAGGGAAAACGGCTTAACAGTCCGAATGATCTGGTCTATCGATCGGACGGGGCGCTATTCTTCACCGACCCCCCATTTGGACTACCCCAGGTGTTTAAAGACCCCCGCAAGGAATTACCCTACAGTGGAGTCTATTGCCTGCATCAGGGCCAGCTTAAACTGTTGACCCGCGAGTTAAGCGGTCCCAATGGGATTGCCCTCTCGCCGGATGAGAAATACCTGTACGTCGGCAACTGGGATGAAAAACGCAAGGTGGTGATGCGGTACGCGGTGAATCCGGATTGCAGTCTGTCTGGGGGACGAGTCTTCTATGACATGACCCAGGCACCGGGCGAGGATGCCATTGATGGCATCAAGGTGGATCAGCGGGGCAACCTCTATGTCTCCGGTCCCGGCGGGTTGTGGATTCTCTCGCCCCAAGGCAAACATCTGGGGACGATCGTGGGTCCAGAGCATCCCCACAATCTAGCTTGGGGGGATGAGGATGGTCGTACCCTTTATCTGGCAGCCCAGACCAGCATCTATCGAATTCGGCTGAACATTCCAGGGATGCGACCTTAG